The following proteins are co-located in the Streptomyces sp. NBC_00435 genome:
- the arc gene encoding proteasome ATPase: protein MAAHDDDINRGIRPGRGSEDPAGQVAYLEQEIAVLRRKLADSPRHTRILEERIVELQTNLAGVSAQNERLANTLREARDQIVALKEEVDRLAQPPAGFGVFLQSNEDGTVDIFTGGRKLRVNVSPSVEPDDLRRGQEVMLNEALNVVEAMEFERAGDIVTLKEILEDGERALVVGHTDEERVVRLAEPLLDVTIRPGDSLLLEPRSGYVYEIVPKSEVEDLVLEEVPDIDYDKIGGLGDQIELIRDAVELPYLYPDLFKEHELRPPKGILLYGPPGCGKTLIAKAVANSLAKKVAEVTGQPTGKSYFLNIKGPELLNKYVGETERHIRLVFQRAREKASEGTPVIVFFDEMESLFRTRGSGVSSDVENTIVPQLLAEIDGVEGLENVIVIGASNREDMIDPAILRPGRLDVKIKIERPGAEAAKDIFAKYLKATLPLHTDDLGEHQGSTAETVHSMIQTVVEQMYAETEENRFLEVTYANGDKEVLYFKDFNSGAMIQNIVDRAKKMAIKAFLEHNQKGLRVAHLLQACVDEFKENEDLPNTTNPDDWARISGKKGERIVFIRTLVTGKQGADTGRSIDTVANTGQYL from the coding sequence GTGGCAGCCCACGACGACGACATCAACCGCGGCATCCGGCCCGGGCGAGGGTCTGAGGACCCCGCCGGCCAGGTTGCCTATCTCGAGCAGGAAATCGCCGTCCTGCGACGTAAGCTCGCCGACTCTCCGCGACACACGAGGATTCTCGAAGAGCGGATCGTCGAGCTCCAGACAAACCTGGCAGGCGTCTCCGCTCAGAACGAGCGGTTGGCGAACACCCTGCGCGAGGCCCGCGACCAGATCGTGGCCCTCAAGGAAGAAGTGGACCGGCTCGCACAGCCGCCGGCCGGCTTCGGAGTCTTCCTGCAGTCCAACGAGGACGGCACCGTCGACATCTTCACCGGCGGCCGCAAGCTCCGCGTGAACGTCAGCCCCAGCGTCGAACCGGACGACCTCCGGCGCGGCCAGGAGGTCATGCTCAACGAAGCCCTCAACGTGGTCGAAGCCATGGAATTCGAACGGGCCGGGGACATCGTCACCCTCAAGGAAATCCTCGAGGACGGCGAGCGCGCCCTGGTGGTCGGGCACACCGACGAGGAAAGGGTGGTGAGGCTCGCCGAGCCGCTCCTGGACGTCACCATCCGCCCCGGCGACTCCCTGCTGCTCGAACCCCGCTCCGGCTACGTCTACGAGATCGTCCCCAAGAGCGAGGTCGAAGACCTCGTCCTCGAAGAGGTCCCCGACATCGACTACGACAAGATCGGCGGCCTGGGCGACCAGATCGAACTGATCCGCGACGCGGTCGAGCTCCCCTACCTCTACCCCGACCTCTTCAAGGAACACGAACTGCGGCCCCCGAAGGGCATCCTGCTCTACGGCCCTCCCGGCTGTGGCAAGACGCTCATCGCCAAGGCAGTGGCCAACTCCCTTGCCAAGAAGGTCGCCGAAGTCACCGGCCAGCCCACCGGGAAGTCCTACTTCCTGAACATCAAGGGCCCCGAACTCCTCAACAAGTACGTCGGCGAGACCGAGCGTCACATCCGCCTCGTCTTCCAGCGTGCGAGGGAGAAGGCGAGCGAGGGCACCCCCGTCATCGTCTTCTTCGACGAGATGGAGTCCCTCTTCCGCACCCGCGGATCAGGCGTCAGCTCGGACGTGGAGAACACCATCGTCCCCCAGCTGCTCGCCGAGATCGACGGCGTGGAAGGCCTGGAGAACGTCATCGTCATCGGCGCCTCCAACCGCGAGGACATGATCGACCCGGCCATCCTGCGCCCCGGCCGGCTCGACGTGAAGATCAAGATCGAGCGCCCCGGAGCAGAGGCCGCGAAGGACATCTTCGCGAAGTACCTCAAGGCCACACTGCCCCTGCACACGGACGACCTCGGCGAGCACCAGGGCTCCACCGCCGAAACCGTCCACAGCATGATCCAGACCGTCGTCGAGCAGATGTACGCCGAAACCGAGGAGAACCGCTTCCTCGAGGTCACGTACGCCAACGGCGACAAGGAAGTCCTCTACTTCAAGGACTTCAACTCGGGCGCGATGATCCAGAACATCGTGGACCGTGCGAAGAAGATGGCCATCAAGGCCTTCCTCGAGCACAACCAGAAGGGCCTTCGCGTCGCCCACCTCCTCCAGGCTTGCGTGGACGAGTTCAAGGAGAACGAGGACCTGCCCAACACCACCAACCCCGACGACTGGGCCCGAATCTCCGGAAAGAAGGGCGAGCGGATCGTATTCATCCGAACCCTCGTCACCGGAAAGCAAGGCGCGGACACCGGACGCTCCATCGACACGGTGGCCAACACCGGTCAGTACCTCTGA
- a CDS encoding tRNA (adenine-N1)-methyltransferase, whose amino-acid sequence MSEPTGAARRRGPFKVGDQVQLTDPKGRHYTFTLEAGKNFHTHKGAFPHDELIGSPEGSVVRTTGNVAYLALRPLLPDYVLSMPRGAAVVYPKDAGQILAFADIFPGARVVEAGVGSGSLSSFLLRAIGDQGMLHSYERRPDFAEIATANVERYFGGPHPAWQLTVGDLQDNLSDTDVDRVILDMLAPWECLEAVSKALVPGGILCCYVATTTQLSRTVESIREFGCYAEPQPWESMIRNWHVEGLAVRPDHRMIGHTGFLVTARRLADGVEPPMRRRRPSKGAYGEDYDGPGSRSAAKTADTAAAADTAADTPGDRD is encoded by the coding sequence ATGTCCGAACCGACCGGTGCCGCCCGCCGACGCGGGCCCTTCAAGGTCGGGGACCAGGTTCAGCTCACCGACCCCAAGGGCCGCCACTACACGTTCACGCTCGAAGCCGGGAAGAACTTCCACACCCACAAGGGTGCCTTCCCGCACGACGAGCTGATCGGCTCCCCCGAGGGAAGCGTTGTCCGTACCACGGGCAACGTCGCCTACCTCGCGCTGCGTCCCCTGCTCCCCGACTACGTCCTGTCCATGCCCCGCGGTGCCGCCGTGGTCTACCCCAAGGACGCGGGCCAGATCCTGGCCTTCGCCGACATCTTCCCCGGCGCCCGAGTCGTGGAAGCCGGTGTGGGCTCCGGCTCCCTGAGCAGCTTCCTGCTGCGCGCCATCGGCGACCAGGGCATGCTCCACAGCTACGAGCGCCGCCCGGACTTCGCCGAGATCGCCACGGCCAACGTCGAGCGCTACTTCGGCGGCCCGCACCCGGCGTGGCAGCTGACCGTGGGCGACCTCCAGGACAACCTGTCCGACACGGACGTCGACCGCGTGATCCTCGACATGCTCGCCCCCTGGGAATGCCTGGAGGCCGTCTCCAAGGCACTGGTCCCCGGCGGCATCCTCTGCTGCTATGTGGCCACCACCACCCAGCTCTCCCGGACCGTCGAATCCATCCGCGAGTTCGGCTGCTACGCCGAACCGCAGCCCTGGGAATCGATGATCCGCAACTGGCACGTCGAAGGCCTGGCCGTCCGCCCGGACCACCGCATGATCGGCCACACCGGTTTCCTCGTCACCGCCCGCCGCCTCGCGGACGGCGTCGAGCCGCCCATGCGCCGCCGCCGCCCCTCCAAGGGCGCCTACGGCGAGGACTACGACGGCCCCGGCAGCCGGTCCGCCGCGAAGACCGCCGACACCGCGGCCGCTGCCGACACCGCTGCCGACACCCCCGGCGACCGCGACTGA
- a CDS encoding site-2 protease family protein, with product MGRPFGVPVYVSPSWFLVAALITWVFGDQLDRILPDLGPLRYLVALFFAVAFYASVLVHELAHTVAALRFKLPVRRIQLQFFGGVSEIEKESETPGREFVLAFVGPLLSLLLAGAFYLGMKAVEPASVPGVLLAGLMISNLLVAAFNLLPGLPLDGGRMLRAVIWGITGKPMTGTIAAAWAGRALAVAVLLGLPLLNYTGTLGNRTDTIGGMDTVMDALLAAILAAIIWTGAGNSLRVARLREHLPELHARKLTRRAIPVENATPLSEALRRANESGARALVVVDGLGDPTGIVRESAIASVPEHRRPWVAVGTLAQDLTDGMKVSAELTGEELLDHLRTTPASEYLVLQPDGAIYGVLSTLDVEKAFVKAMARPQS from the coding sequence ATGGGCCGCCCCTTCGGCGTACCCGTCTACGTCTCGCCCAGCTGGTTCCTCGTCGCCGCCCTCATCACCTGGGTCTTCGGCGACCAGCTCGACCGCATCCTCCCCGACCTCGGCCCCCTGCGCTACCTCGTGGCCCTCTTCTTCGCCGTCGCCTTCTACGCCTCGGTACTCGTCCACGAACTCGCCCACACCGTCGCAGCCCTCCGCTTCAAACTCCCCGTGCGCCGCATCCAGCTCCAGTTCTTCGGCGGCGTATCCGAGATCGAGAAGGAATCCGAGACCCCCGGCCGCGAATTCGTCCTCGCCTTCGTCGGCCCCCTGCTCTCCCTCCTCCTCGCCGGCGCCTTCTACCTCGGCATGAAAGCCGTCGAACCCGCCAGCGTCCCCGGCGTCCTCCTCGCCGGCCTCATGATCTCCAACCTCCTCGTCGCCGCCTTCAACCTCCTCCCCGGCCTGCCCCTCGACGGCGGCCGCATGCTCCGCGCCGTCATCTGGGGCATCACCGGCAAACCCATGACCGGCACCATCGCCGCCGCCTGGGCCGGACGCGCCCTCGCCGTCGCCGTCCTGCTCGGCCTGCCCCTCCTGAACTACACCGGAACCCTCGGCAACCGGACCGACACCATCGGCGGCATGGACACCGTCATGGACGCCCTCCTCGCCGCGATCCTCGCCGCCATCATCTGGACCGGCGCCGGCAACAGCCTGCGCGTCGCGCGCCTGCGCGAACACCTCCCGGAACTCCACGCCCGCAAACTCACCCGCCGCGCCATCCCCGTCGAGAACGCCACCCCCCTCTCCGAAGCCCTGCGACGCGCCAACGAATCCGGCGCCCGGGCCCTCGTCGTCGTCGACGGACTGGGCGACCCCACCGGCATCGTCCGCGAGAGCGCCATCGCCTCTGTCCCCGAACACCGCCGCCCCTGGGTCGCCGTCGGCACCCTCGCCCAGGACCTCACCGACGGCATGAAGGTTTCAGCGGAACTCACCGGCGAAGAACTCCTCGACCACCTGCGCACCACCCCCGCCAGCGAGTACCTCGTACTCCAGCCGGACGGCGCGATCTACGGCGTCCTCTCCACCCTCGACGTGGAAAAGGCCTTCGTGAAGGCCATGGCGCGGCCCCAGTCCTGA
- a CDS encoding ferredoxin, with protein MTVQQAATTERAAGAGDAGEPLEVWIDQDLCTGDGICVQYAPEVFELDIDGLAYVKSPDDELLVEAGATTPVPLVLLQDVVDSAKECPGDCIHVRRVSDSVEVFGPDAV; from the coding sequence ATGACCGTGCAGCAGGCCGCAACCACCGAGCGGGCCGCAGGCGCCGGCGACGCCGGAGAGCCGCTCGAGGTCTGGATCGATCAGGACCTGTGCACCGGCGACGGAATCTGCGTGCAGTACGCGCCGGAGGTCTTCGAGCTGGACATTGATGGTCTGGCGTACGTGAAGAGTCCCGATGACGAGCTGCTCGTGGAGGCGGGGGCGACGACTCCGGTTCCGCTGGTACTGCTCCAGGACGTGGTGGATTCGGCTAAGGAATGCCCCGGGGACTGCATCCACGTAAGGCGGGTTTCGGACAGTGTAGAGGTCTTCGGCCCTGATGCGGTGTGA